In the Klebsiella aerogenes KCTC 2190 genome, one interval contains:
- the nagA gene encoding N-acetylglucosamine-6-phosphate deacetylase has product MSRILRARRLLTEQGWLDDHQLRFENDVIVALEPIPAGVLTRDAELLCPAYIDIHVHGGAGVDVMDDAPDTLDLLAKHKAREGVANWLPTTVTAPLAEIHATLERIARRVHAGGPGAQILGSYLEGPYFTPPHKGAHPAQWFRELDLAEFDRLIAVSRETLRVVALAPEKEGALQAIRHLKRQGVRVMLGHSAATWEQTCSAFDAGADGLVHCYNGMSGLHHREPGMVGAGLTDNRAWLELIADGHHVHPAAMQLCCRCAGDRIVLITDAMQAAGMPDGNYTLCGERVEMRDGIVRTLSGSLAGSTLSLDSAVRTISSLPGMTAERAIHMASLHPARLLGLDRQLGSLQPGKMADMIAVDNELRVENIWIRGEAFSL; this is encoded by the coding sequence ATGAGCCGCATACTGCGCGCCAGGCGCTTACTCACAGAGCAAGGCTGGCTTGATGACCATCAGCTACGGTTTGAAAATGACGTTATCGTGGCGCTGGAGCCGATCCCCGCGGGTGTTCTCACTCGCGACGCCGAGCTGCTGTGTCCCGCATATATCGATATTCATGTCCACGGCGGCGCAGGCGTAGATGTCATGGATGACGCACCGGATACGTTAGACCTCCTTGCGAAACATAAAGCGCGTGAGGGGGTCGCCAACTGGTTGCCGACCACCGTCACCGCGCCGTTAGCGGAAATCCATGCGACGCTGGAACGTATTGCGCGACGCGTTCACGCAGGCGGTCCGGGAGCGCAAATTCTTGGCAGCTATCTTGAAGGCCCCTACTTCACGCCGCCGCATAAAGGCGCTCATCCGGCACAATGGTTCAGAGAACTGGATCTTGCCGAATTCGATCGGTTGATTGCGGTTTCTCGCGAGACGCTACGCGTCGTCGCCCTTGCCCCGGAAAAAGAGGGGGCACTGCAGGCGATCCGTCATCTCAAACGGCAAGGTGTACGGGTGATGCTGGGTCATAGTGCGGCAACCTGGGAACAAACCTGTTCCGCCTTCGATGCCGGTGCAGATGGCCTGGTGCATTGTTACAACGGCATGAGCGGTTTACATCATCGCGAACCTGGCATGGTCGGCGCTGGATTAACCGATAACCGCGCCTGGCTTGAACTTATTGCCGACGGTCATCACGTACATCCTGCGGCAATGCAGCTATGTTGCCGTTGCGCTGGAGATCGTATCGTGCTGATAACCGACGCTATGCAGGCGGCGGGTATGCCTGACGGTAATTACACCTTATGTGGCGAAAGGGTAGAAATGCGTGATGGGATCGTTCGTACCCTCAGCGGTAGCCTGGCGGGGAGTACCCTGTCACTGGATTCCGCCGTGCGCACCATCAGTTCATTACCCGGGATGACGGCTGAACGGGCTATACATATGGCTTCTCTACACCCGGCGCGTCTATTAGGGCTGGATCGGCAATTAGGATCGTTACAGCCGGGAAAAATGGCCGACATGATTGCAGTTGATAACGAGCTGCGGGTGGAAAACATTTGGATCCGCGGCGAAGCGTTTTCGCTTTAA
- the agaF gene encoding PTS galactosamine/N-acetylgalactosamine transporter subunit IIA, giving the protein MLGIILTGHGGFASGMEKAMKQILGEQSQFIAIDFPESSTTALLTAQLEQAVNELDGEEDIVFLTDLLGGTPFRVASTLAMQKRGREVITGTNLQLLLEMVLEREGLTSEAFRLQALECGHRGLTCLVDELGRCREDHAVEEGI; this is encoded by the coding sequence ATGTTAGGAATCATTTTGACCGGGCATGGCGGATTTGCCAGCGGCATGGAAAAGGCAATGAAACAGATCCTTGGCGAACAGTCGCAATTCATTGCGATAGATTTTCCTGAATCCTCCACGACCGCCCTGCTGACCGCACAGCTGGAGCAGGCGGTAAACGAGCTGGATGGCGAAGAAGATATTGTTTTTCTGACTGATTTACTTGGCGGCACGCCATTTCGCGTCGCCTCCACGCTGGCGATGCAAAAACGCGGACGAGAAGTCATTACCGGCACTAACCTGCAGCTACTGCTGGAGATGGTGCTGGAACGAGAAGGATTAACCAGCGAAGCCTTTCGTCTTCAGGCACTGGAATGCGGTCATCGCGGATTAACCTGTCTGGTCGATGAGCTGGGACGCTGCCGGGAAGATCATGCTGTTGAGGAAGGTATATGA
- a CDS encoding SIS domain-containing protein produces the protein MSERYTPAPSTTGTWTEEEIRQQPGSWIQSLKHIDRLRAEIDGFLTPLLRKNDLRIVLTGAGTSAFIGDIIAPWLSRHSGKNFSAVPTTDLVTNPMDYLDPAHPLLLVSFARSGNSPESVAAVKLANQFVTECYHLPITCNEAGSLYQTALDSDNALPLLMPPETHDRGFAMTSSITTMMASCLAVFAPNLINSHTFSDVADCCQTILNSLLDVNAGVFGNEAWKRIVYLGSGGLQGAARESALKVLELTAGKLTAFYDSPTGFRHGPKSLVNNETLVVMFISNHPYTRQYDLDLLAELRRDRQAMWIVAIAAGTDPVIEAGPHIIIPPSRRFSDVELAFCFLMYAQIFALNQSLAVGNTPDTPSASGTVNRVVQGVVIHPWQA, from the coding sequence ATGTCAGAAAGATACACCCCTGCGCCATCAACCACTGGTACCTGGACCGAAGAAGAGATCCGCCAGCAACCAGGCAGCTGGATCCAATCTTTAAAGCATATCGATCGTTTACGAGCGGAGATTGACGGCTTTCTCACGCCGCTACTACGAAAAAACGATCTCCGTATCGTCCTTACCGGCGCTGGAACTTCAGCATTTATTGGCGACATCATTGCGCCATGGTTATCCCGTCATAGCGGTAAAAATTTTAGCGCCGTTCCAACTACCGATCTGGTGACCAATCCGATGGATTATCTGGATCCCGCACATCCACTGCTGCTGGTCTCATTCGCCCGTTCAGGTAATAGCCCGGAGAGCGTGGCCGCAGTGAAATTGGCGAATCAGTTTGTTACAGAGTGTTATCACTTACCCATTACCTGCAACGAAGCAGGTAGCCTGTATCAAACCGCGCTGGATAGCGACAACGCTCTGCCGCTATTAATGCCGCCAGAAACTCACGATCGCGGCTTTGCGATGACCAGCAGTATTACCACCATGATGGCCAGCTGCCTTGCAGTGTTTGCACCCAACCTCATTAATAGCCATACATTCAGCGATGTCGCTGACTGCTGCCAGACGATTCTTAACTCGCTGCTCGATGTTAACGCTGGGGTTTTCGGCAACGAAGCGTGGAAAAGGATCGTTTACCTCGGTAGTGGCGGGCTACAGGGCGCTGCGCGCGAATCCGCCCTGAAAGTACTTGAGCTCACGGCAGGTAAGCTAACCGCATTTTATGACTCGCCTACCGGCTTCCGTCACGGCCCTAAATCACTGGTGAATAACGAAACGTTGGTGGTGATGTTTATCTCCAACCACCCTTATACCCGCCAGTACGATCTGGATCTTCTCGCTGAGTTGCGTCGCGATCGCCAGGCCATGTGGATAGTGGCCATCGCCGCAGGAACCGATCCTGTTATCGAGGCAGGCCCGCATATCATCATCCCGCCATCACGCCGTTTCAGCGATGTCGAACTGGCTTTCTGCTTCCTGATGTATGCCCAGATCTTCGCGCTTAACCAATCTCTCGCCGTGGGTAACACTCCGGATACACCTTCCGCCAGCGGTACCGTTAATCGCGTCGTACAAGGTGTTGTTATTCATCCCTGGCAGGCTTAA
- the kbaY gene encoding tagatose-bisphosphate aldolase subunit KbaY, whose amino-acid sequence MSIISTKYLLQDAQSKGYAVPAFNIHNAETIQAILETCSEMRSPVILAGTPGTFKHIALEEIYALCQAYSATYAMPIALHLDHHESLADIRRKVNAGVRSAMIDGSHFPFAENVKLVKSVVDYCHALDCSVEAELGRLGGMEDDLNVDAESAFLTDPQEAKRFVELTGIDSLAVAIGTAHGLYQKTPKIDFQRLAEIREVVDVPLVLHGASDVPDDYVRRAITLGICKVNVATELKIAFAAAVKTWFAENPQGNDPRYYMRVGMDAMKEIVKSKINVCGSANRLLQAAEA is encoded by the coding sequence ATGAGCATTATTTCCACCAAATATCTTCTGCAGGATGCACAGAGTAAAGGTTATGCGGTTCCTGCATTTAATATTCACAACGCCGAAACGATCCAGGCGATCCTTGAAACGTGCAGTGAAATGCGATCGCCGGTGATCCTTGCCGGCACGCCGGGAACCTTTAAGCATATCGCGCTCGAGGAAATTTACGCACTCTGCCAGGCCTACTCCGCCACCTACGCGATGCCAATTGCGCTACATCTCGACCATCATGAATCGCTGGCGGATATTCGTCGTAAGGTTAATGCCGGGGTCCGCAGCGCGATGATCGATGGCAGCCATTTTCCATTTGCAGAGAATGTGAAGCTGGTGAAATCGGTCGTCGATTATTGCCACGCGCTGGATTGCAGCGTTGAGGCAGAACTGGGACGGCTTGGCGGGATGGAAGACGATCTTAACGTTGATGCGGAAAGCGCATTTCTCACAGACCCGCAAGAGGCGAAACGCTTTGTCGAATTGACCGGTATCGACAGCCTCGCCGTGGCGATCGGTACCGCTCATGGGCTATATCAAAAAACGCCTAAAATCGATTTCCAACGGCTGGCAGAAATTCGGGAAGTGGTTGATGTCCCCCTGGTGCTGCATGGCGCAAGCGATGTACCGGATGACTATGTCCGCCGCGCTATCACACTGGGAATTTGCAAGGTCAATGTCGCCACAGAACTCAAAATCGCGTTCGCCGCCGCGGTGAAAACATGGTTTGCTGAAAACCCGCAAGGGAACGATCCGCGTTATTACATGCGTGTTGGCATGGATGCGATGAAAGAAATCGTGAAAAGTAAAATTAACGTATGCGGTTCCGCTAACCGACTATTACAGGCCGCAGAAGCCTGA